A stretch of DNA from Limanda limanda chromosome 16, fLimLim1.1, whole genome shotgun sequence:
GACCTGCAATCccaaacaaaccagaacaagTCTGTGAGTAGATTTGCACCCACAACTTGCATCACATCACCACAATACTTTCATCAGAGTATCCACAGAAACCTCTGATGGCCTATATTAATACTTTAGCCTCTTCTGTAGAAGGTGTAATAAACTAACTCTCTTCCATCACTGTAACAGGGTAAACCCGACCAGAACCAAAGGGGGAACTCTCCGCCCAATCAGAATTCAGGTACAGCTGCCCAGCCAGGTCAGAACGTCTGTCCTTATTATAGAAATAACCACGGCACGGCACCAGGAAACCTCAGAGTCCTTAGATCTGACTTTAGAGTTTAGATTTCAGTTCTGCAAAAAGATGTATGTAAAGTTTTCACAGCTTTTGTGTGTACATGAGGGATGTCACGATACCAGAAAGTTAGAAGTTAGTCCCGCTGCCAAGAACTTTCCATGATTCCCAATTCAATATCACGACAAAAAACTTAACAACAAATCCCATTTACTTCAATGTGCACTCCTTTTTATAcgaacatacaaataaaaaacagtggCTATGTACAAGtaataaacacttttttaaaatttattaTTTACGTTATAAAACAGAACGACGGCATGACTGAAaggaaacacacatgtacaaacacacctacacacaagcAAGTCTGTTCCTTTCTGTCGCtgttcacacatttatttagttactGATCGACTTGGGACAgaagtatcggttctcgtgacatccctagtgTACATGCGTAAAGCATTTTAATCTGAGGTGCCACAATAAGCATTTTTATATCAGATTTATAGCCTTGCCTTAGTGTTGAGTGCTgcttataacacacacacatttctaaaagtattacacaatacCAGGAAACTGGTATTGAACCTTTTTAAAGATGTCTCTTCATGTGTCAGTACTCACTCGTGTGTCTGACCCCACAGGTAATGGTGCCATGACACCGTACACCCCCACCAACAGCAACCCGCCATCCGGTCCCCCCCGTGACCCCACGTATGGAAACTCCGGGCGACCCAACGGTCGGTCGCCCGGCAACGGAGCACCAACCTCTTCGGTGTCTGGACCCCCCACGGCCCCAAAGTCCTCAGTTACCATTAGCAACGGCAGGGACCCGCGCCGTGCCAAAAGATGAGATTGAGGTGTGGCTGACTCGAGTGGGCGTAATCATGTTGAGGGGGTGGAACAAATGGATGTccttattcccccccccccccatgccccCATTATAACTCTGAACCTTCCCGATCACAGCCTAGAGTGACTCTCAGACAGAACCAGTTAAATTGGGGACTATTTGCATTATTGTTCAACAGGCCAACAAAGTCAAATCGTGATCCACCACTCGatgcaggagcaggaagtgtTCGGTCGACCTTCTCAGTCGGCCGCCTCGTCCTCTTAAATCACTGCAAACTGCCAGTTCTGTGCCAgtgtaacccccccccaccccccaaacacacacacacacacgctgtcctATAACCCTTCCTCCTTCGAACGACACACCCTACTTGAACACTCGATGCACTTTCTTCTCTTAATTTATGTCGGGGACAAACTTGGCTGTCATTTAGTTCAGGAAATCCgtttctgcttttttctttttcattttgtggGAAAAGGCCTTAAAGTTAGTGAGTGAGTTCTCGGACTGAATGAACAAGGGTCTTTCCCTCTCGTAGCCAAACTGCATCCCAAGTGACTCTGTGGAAAGGACAGGTGTTAGTTATGAACTTTTAAactgatttcttttgtttttatttcatccttaAGACATGTTTTCCTTGTTTGCCATCAGTTGTACTCATCCAGGTGGGACCACGTTAGAAACTGGCACAATGGTTCACCCAAATAAATTTTACAGTAATTTTGCTGCCACATTTGCTTTTCTGTAGTCTGTTTTGACGATACCacacttatatttatttttagaataCCGATATAAACGTGTCATCATGTTTTGACGCTGACTTGTATTGTAATTTGCAGTTTTGCCACAAGTATCACCAGCACCACAGTCAAGCCCCTGACACATGAACCTTCTATAAGGGTTGAATAAGCACTCCAGTTCACTTGCATAAATGTAAAAGTGGCTTCCCATCCAACTTCAAGTGTCCTAATACTGCAGCACCATCTAGTGGTTGGAGAAATAAACTTCATATGTTACGGCAGGTGCTCCAAAATGAGTTTGAACCATTTTTCTTTCTACGACTTCCTTTCTCACAGTACGATGAAGACTCGTACGCTTTCTGAAACTGAAAGCCTCTGCATTAAGATTTCCATTTTGAAGCAATGGGTTGCATTGTACAGAGCCCTGTCTCCTCACATCCTGTTGCACCAAGCACCTAAACACAGTGACCCCGGTGTGGTCATGTTCCCCGATTTCACATTTAATGCCCTTGCTCGTTCTTCCTCttcagtgtgtacttggtgtaTTCCAAGAAACAAGACACTTTGTTCTGTGGGTGTGAGAGGGAATACATGCATTTAAGTATAAGGGAGATttgagggaagaaaagaaacaaaactttCTGTTATATAAGTGTGAAACTGAATTAGGGCTatgactttatttaatttttttcatctcaatctcTCATGAACCATGTTTGGATGTGGTGTTCAACCCGCTCATTAATTTTCTCCCTAGTCCCACACCCCTCAGAACCATATGTTCAAATCATGTCAGTGGGCTTCCGCTGCCCCTCATGATGACAGACCTGCAGTGACTTGTGACAAGTGGGAATTGAAACACAGGAGAGTCGTGGCAGGAAATGTGATGCTTGTCGCTCATGTGTCAAAACACATGGGTGTCATGAGCCGGGGAACTTCCTCTCGTGGAAGCGTTGGTCAATGAAATGTGTCAAATCATGTGGTTTTGCGgtgttttacattcacaacaTGTTGACGCAGGTCCAGTTTCTCCCTGTTGACCCCATCAACAACCTGCGTGGGCTGTGTTCTCTAGAACAAGCAACGCATCTAATATTGCAAAAGTTCTGGGGGAGAATTTTGTACGTGGTAGCTTTTTCTATAAATCTAAAGTGAACGACAACAAGcatcacacagacgttaacattTCTATTATATTCTTCACTGCATCTCTTGAATATCTGCGGATTATTGGTCCGCTGTCTATTTTAAAATCCATGAACGATTTGGTTTCTCTTTCGATTCTACgtgaggtgggggggcggggggggggcagctcatCTCATGATACCGATGACTCAGACGATGTTGTGGCTCGAGAATTTTTAAAAGGGGAAGCAGTGTGTTTCAGGAATAACCAAACTGGTGGTGATTGGCATAGTAGTCGGCACAGATGACAAGGCCGTGATACAAgtagaaagtgaataaaaaacaaatagaaacgGTTAAGATTAAATATGATTAAGGACAGAGATGAATAAAGAaggttaaatataaaatatgaactaAGCTAAAATAAAGCAACATGGCTGCAGCCCAGAACAAGTGCTGAATATAATGTGTGACAAATGCAATCAATGTTAACAATTTGAAAATCTTTATCTGACACAAATAACTGTTTAAAGAACAAAGCATCTACAGAAATATGATGTGTGGAGATTCCAGCTATACCTTAAAGATTTGTAATAATTTCTTAACATTTatcatgtctttttttcctctttttgaaATTTTCAGCAAAATCTAAATGAGCATGTGAGTCGGGAGGAGATGAGCCCCCGGTCAGAGTGATGGGAGGAGTGTAGAGAAACACAAGTGTTGTTTCCCTGTCTCCTTGTGACACAAGTTGCTTCCTCCAGTAGAGAAGACACAACCATGGCTGGTGAGTGTTTTTCATCCTTACAATAATAACTTAtaataattgattgatttatttaatacaGTTTGATTAGTTCTTAATGCCTCACTGGTTGATGTTGCAAACAACTGGTCAAAGGGATTTTTACTGTTCAACATCCTCATTGAAATATTGTGTGAATATTCTTTTTTGATGCATTTTAGTTTTGAAAAGAGTAAAAGAGGGTTGTGATAAAGCAGTAATGTAAAATCATTGTTTTTCGAATGTAGAAAATATGATTGGTTATACATTGTGAAGTGAGGATTTTTTATTAATGGTTTGTGTAACAGGTTTATGACCATTTAATGTGCTAGTGATGTGCCTGTTGTAAATATgactgttctcttgtcctgtgttaatgctccatgagatacttcagaattattccttgtcataagtgagtcctcctcaaacacttttacaataaactgtcactttttattgtttatgaGCCGGACAtcgtgtgcagagctttttaaaaactgtcTTTGGTGCAGAGGGAAGTTACAAAACTgtgtttagatagatagatagatagatagatagatagatagatagatagatagatagatagatagatagatagatagatagattactttattcatccccgaagggaaattaagtcgtcatagaagctggtatatttgaatacaataaaatacaatacaatagaataaaataaaaaatattggaggtagaaagaataaaaaacagaagcacaagataaaataaaataggtagagaaggtgcagtggcaagatgatggtaatagtactgatgatatgatggtaatgttattgttagacagtatataaaaatagtaccgtatatatagtatagtaattataccaatataatagcagtatatagtaataatggcagcaacagtatatataataataatagtaatataataataataattataacatgtacacatgtataaatatgtgtatatagacttatgtatacaaagaatatacagagagtatgatataatatatgatatatagtagaggtatgaatataagtatttgactatacaataggtaatataatatactatgagtgtaagaatatgtagacagagtgtgcaaaaaacaatattattgtataaaatgatatataatatcaatatggtttatatgaacacatatcacatatgatgtgaagtaagtgtatatggagcggagtgttgtacagggtacacagtacCTGGTTTATCTACACTGCTGTTTCATGGAGGAACGTTGGATATGAATCATTGCAGCAACAGAACTGACGTCGTGCTTTTACATTGAGGAGAACTggctaaagaggaagtgattgtGTGCATGTCGTTGCTGTGATGTAGATCAGCACCTGCAGATTCCTGTGAGTGTCAAAAATCATCTGAAgacatagaagaagacatgtccAACTGTCCACAGACTGAAAGCACACTGCCTGACTCCCTCACCGCTGGTCTTTTTTTGATCCGTGTTGAACACATCAAATGTCCAACAATCACACCAGACTTGGTTCAACACTTTCCTGGGCCACTAATAACACACATAACGCCACTTGTGAAGTCAATAAGGTGAAGCGATCATGAGATATGTTttccacagacagacggacagatgtTTTGTGGTTTGAGGTAGAAGTGATTTGCTGGctgtaacatttttaaattaaggTTTATGTAGCAGGGTAACGATCATTTCATATATATCTAACATTCAGTCTTGGTTTTTCTCCTCAGATccaaacacatcatcatctttttttttggaTGACTTTGGCTTCATCTACGACCAACTCAACTTCACCTACAATGACTCTGAGGTCTTCATATTAGACCAGGAGACGCAGCCCTGCAACTCCTTCTCCCCCTCGGACGCAGTCATGGTTGGAGTCGGCGTGTTCTACATCCTGGTCTTCCTGCTGGCCATCCCTGGAAACCTGGTGGTGGGGCTGGTGATTGGCCTCAGCAACAAGGCGCTGCCGCCCTCTGacctctacctcctccacctgGCCGTCGCCGACCTCCTGCTCGCCATCACACTCCCGTTCTGGGCCGTCTCCGTCACCTGGGGCTGGGTGTTCGGAGACGCCATGTGCAAGATCATCACCATCCTCCAAGAGCTGAGCTTCTACACCAGCATCCTCTTCCTGACGTGCATCAGCATGGACCGCTACATGGTGATAGTGCGCGCCATGGATGCTCGCCGGGCGAACCGACAGCTGGTCAGCTGGGGGGTGTGTGGAGCCGTCTGGGCGGTCGGAGCGTGTCTGTCCATGCCGGGCCTCCTCAGTACTTCTATCTCCTCAGTAAACTCCAGTCGGATGTCGTGCACTGAACATTACGAAACCAACATCGCCGACGAGTGGCGGCTGGCCACCAGGATGCTCCGCCACACTCTGGGTTTTGTCGTCCCGCTGGCCATCATGCTGCCCTGCTATGGCGTCACCATCCGGCGCCT
This window harbors:
- the LOC133021710 gene encoding C-X-C chemokine receptor type 2-like, with the translated sequence MADPNTSSSFFLDDFGFIYDQLNFTYNDSEVFILDQETQPCNSFSPSDAVMVGVGVFYILVFLLAIPGNLVVGLVIGLSNKALPPSDLYLLHLAVADLLLAITLPFWAVSVTWGWVFGDAMCKIITILQELSFYTSILFLTCISMDRYMVIVRAMDARRANRQLVSWGVCGAVWAVGACLSMPGLLSTSISSVNSSRMSCTEHYETNIADEWRLATRMLRHTLGFVVPLAIMLPCYGVTIRRLLHVRGGFQRQRAMRMIVVVVVAFLLCWAPYHVAVMADTFFRAKIVPYRCPARMAVDQAMFTTQSLGLLHSCVNPLLYAFVGEKFRRRLLQLMRKAGVLERASVSRASRSSMSSEITSTVM